The genomic region AAGCAGAACGGAGGCAAAGGTTTTCATGGTGACTCCTGTCAGGGACGGAAAATTTGTTGACTTAGTTATAGGGGGGAGGAATATCAATAGCAAATACTTATATCAAATAGAAAACCATGCCTTATAGGCATGACAGGGGCGGTTGATGCCGGAAAAACAGACCGTATCGGAAATATGCCGCCATGCTCGTCCGGCGGAAGGCGGACAAAGGGGGAAGCCGTGGAACTTCGGGTACTGCGTTATTTTCTGGCTGTAGCCGGGGAACAGAACATATCAAGAGCGGCGGAATTTCTGCACGTCACACAGCCTACGCTTTCCCGCCAGATCATGGATCTGGAGGAGGAACTCGGCAAAAAACTGTTTCTGCGCGGAGGGCGGCGGATGGTGCTGACGGAAGAGGGCATGTTCCTGCGCAAGAGGGCGCAGGAAATCGTGGCCCTTGCCGACAGAACGGTGGAGGAGTTCCGTTCGGCGGATGAGGAGGTAAGCGGCGACGTATATATAGGCGGCGGGGAAAGCCGCGCCATGCGCATCATTGCGGGAGCGGCACGCCGCCTTTCTTCTTCGCATCCGCATATATCCTATCACCTTTTCAGCGGCAATGCGGCCGAGGTGACGGAAAAGCTGGACGAAGGGCTGGTGGATTTCGGCGTATTCGTGGGGCCGACCGATCTTGCCAGGTACGAGTATGTGCATCTGCCGGTGATGGACGTATGGGGGGTGCTCATGCGCCGTGATCATCCCCTTTCGGAGAAAAGGGCGCTGCGTCCCGAGGATGTGGCGGAACTTCCCCTGTTCTGTTCGCGGCAGGCGCTGGTGGTCAATGAAATTTCCGGCTGGCTGGGGGAAAGCTGCGATCGGCTTCGGGTGGTGGGGACCTATAATCTGCTGTACAACGCCTCGGTCATGGTGGAGGCGGGCATGGGCTGCGCCCTGTGCCTTGACGGCATTGTGCGCTGCGAGGAGGAAGGCCCCTTGTGCTTCCGCCCGCTGGAACCCAGGCTGGAAGTGGGGCTTGCCGTGGCATGGAAGAAGTACCGGGGCTTCTCCCGCGCGGCGGAAAAGTTTCTGGATGCGCTTTTGAAGGAGAGCGAGGCGGAGGGAAAAGCCTGAGCGGCGTTCTCTGGAGGCTTTTCCTGAAAGGAGCGCTTTCAAAGAAAGAGGAAGAATATCCCCGGGCTGGCTTTGCTCTTCGGGAAGGGAAGATGTTCTGTGCCGTGCGCGGGGAGGCGGAAAGGCCTTGATGAAAAAGGGGCCGCCTTCCGGGAAGGCGGCCCCGCGTCGGCTTAGAGCCTGATCAGTTCATATTCCCCGCTGCCGAGGCCGATGGCTTCGGCATGGCGGATCTGGCCGCGCCAGTCCGTGGTGGGATGAATGCTGGTGAAGTGGTCGTGCGCGCCGTGGTCGCACTGGCTGAGCACGCTGGTGGAAA from Mailhella massiliensis harbors:
- a CDS encoding LysR family transcriptional regulator, producing MELRVLRYFLAVAGEQNISRAAEFLHVTQPTLSRQIMDLEEELGKKLFLRGGRRMVLTEEGMFLRKRAQEIVALADRTVEEFRSADEEVSGDVYIGGGESRAMRIIAGAARRLSSSHPHISYHLFSGNAAEVTEKLDEGLVDFGVFVGPTDLARYEYVHLPVMDVWGVLMRRDHPLSEKRALRPEDVAELPLFCSRQALVVNEISGWLGESCDRLRVVGTYNLLYNASVMVEAGMGCALCLDGIVRCEEEGPLCFRPLEPRLEVGLAVAWKKYRGFSRAAEKFLDALLKESEAEGKA